In the Colletotrichum lupini chromosome 1, complete sequence genome, one interval contains:
- a CDS encoding protein kinase: MGQWWDASKIDATVTRQFVCQYLLPEEIERLSQPLAFGDGLTDETYWDWINNKAKRIFLILVDLKIPDQIFGIVDDSWDDHDLPISSEHVERLRLTAQRDDKIERKFFSRQFTYLLKPFQRGDHVVFNEYEIVPLEIIERRPAGNTSVDKVVLPNCPGTVFYRRRIPLGNGFGQLSKGEFVEIINSIRGIQNDHLVSYYASYTQVGAAYVLFTPATDSNLKSFFGNTPSTFKNLSKKERRRTIMNWILCLADTLAYLHSRRLCHGNIKPSSILFTSQLHIFYSDFTRLNAEVLAGYTDKNSFDRESYDYAAPEQWFRPTGGPTSPLGRMATMAISTSPETHTNFSIPRSDNPGSPNAMLNTPNPHLNPQAADIFSLGCVILDLMSFLVKKTTKSFAAHRAAKHKTPGRGGAVLDSSFHKNLGQVESWMSTLAKEASKKVSESDGGLVFRGIVPLMHIVARMLSANPMDRPSAAEVQTQVYQLLTKYCDIKEPHCVHQYGGWDFGMSHLRIQPISPNAELMPQPIRQNSIPQLPRRGSESIGSISPRGLSHSRTNSSGGMSNNSGMSSAASSDQDRDLGPGFTAIRNIRVPPVRSPGPWDSSPGVQGGRSDQAPVY; the protein is encoded by the coding sequence ATGGGTCAGTGGTGGGATGCATCAAAGATTGACGCTACTGTCACGAGACAGTTCGTCTGTCAGTACCTCTTACCAGAGGAGATTGAGCGCCTAAGCCAGCCACTAGCTTTTGGTGATGGTTTGACGGATGAGACGTATTGGGACTGGATCAACAACAAGGCCAAGCGCATCTTCTTGATTCTCGTCGACCTCAAGATCCCAGATCAGATCTTCGGTATCGTCGACGACTCATGGGACGACCATGACCTGCCCATATCTTCCGAGCATGTCGAGCGGCTTAGGTTGACGGCTCAAAGGGACGACAAGATTGAGCGCAAGTTTTTTTCTCGCCAGTTCACCTATCTGCTGAAGCCCTTCCAACGAGGCGACCACGTCGTCTTTAACGAGTACGAAATTGTTCCTCTCGAGATCATCGAGCGCAGACCGGCGGGGAATACCTCAGTAGACAAGGTCGTCCTCCCCAACTGTCCCGGTACAGTCTTTTACCGACGCCGCATCCCACTGGGGAACGGGTTCGGCCAGCTCTCCAAAGGCGAGTTCGTCGAGATCATCAATAGCATCAGGGGGATCCAGAATGACCACTTGGTATCGTATTACGCTTCATACACGCAGGTCGGAGCGGCATACGTCCTCTTCACACCTGCTACCGATTCCAACCTGAAGTCTTTCTTTGGCAATACGCCATCCACCTTTAAGAATCTGTCAAAGAAGGAGCGGAGACGGACGATTATGAACTGGATCCTTTGTCTCGCTGACACCCTCGCCTACCTTCATAGTAGAAGGCTATGCCACGGGAACATCAAACCTTCATCTATACTCTTCACCAGTCAGCTCCACATCTTTTACTCGGATTTCACGAGACTAAACGCCGAGGTTTTAGCCGGTTACACGGACAAGAATTCGTTTGACCGGGAGTCATACGACTACGCAGCCCCGGAACAATGGTTTCGCCCGACAGGCGGTCCAACGAGTCCTTTGGGTCGTATGGCGACGATGGCTATATCGACGTCTCCGGAGACGCACACCAACTTCTCCATCCCAAGGAGTGATAACCCGGGTAGCCCAAATGCGATGCTGAACACGCCCAACCCACATCTGAACCCGCAAGCCGCCGACATCTTCTCGCTTGGCTGTGTCATCTTGGACCTGATGAGCTTCCTCGTCAAAAAGACAACAAAAAGTTTTGCCGCACACCGTGCTGCCAAGCACAAGACCCCCGGTCGTGGTGGTGCTGTGTTGGATTCGTCATTTCACAAGAACCTCGGACAGGTCGAGTCCTGGATGTCGACACTAGCAAAGGAGGCGTCAAAGAAGGTCTCCGAATCCGATGGAGGCCTCGTGTTCCGAGGCATCGTACCCTTAATGCACATTGTTGCCCGTATGCTGTCGGCGAATCCGATGGATCGACCCTCAGCTGCCGAGGTGCAAACACAAGTGTACCAGTTGTTGACCAAATACTGCGACATTAAGGAGCCTCACTGTGTTCATCAATACGGCGGCTGGGACTTTGGCATGTCGCACTTGCGCATACAGCCCATCAGCCCCAATGCCGAACTCATGCCGCAGCCTATCCGACAGAACTCAATACCGCAACTGCCGCGACGTGGCAGTGAGAGCATTGGAAGCATCAGTCCGAGAGGGTTATCCCATTCGAGAACGAACAGCAGCGGCGGTATGTCGAATAACAGCGGGATGAGTAGTGCGGCAAGCAGCGATCAAGACCGAGACCTCGGGCCCGGGTTCACTGCTATTCGGAACATCCGGGTACCGCCGGTACGATCGCCCGGGCCGTGGGACTCGAGCCCCGGTGTCCAGGGCGGACGTAGCGACCAAGCTCCGGTGTATTGA